Below is a genomic region from uncultured Erythrobacter sp..
GATCAGTGCCGGGCCATCCGGGTTGCGCGTTGTCCGCGTCAAGCCAGTCCCGACCGCCCCTGCCTCACCTTGTGGCTTGGCACGCCGGGCCAGTCGTGACCGCCGTCCGCCCGACCGGCGAGCGGCACCGCCAACCATCAGTGGTTCTGCCCGACCAGAGCGCGCGCAAGCTCGGCGCTCATCGCTGCATCACGCCCATATTGAGTCGCACCGATCGCATCCGCGAATTCCTGGTTCAGCGGCGCACCGCCAACCATGACCGGCAGCTCTTTCATGATCCCGCGCTTGTCGAGCTCTTCGATCACCACACCCATATACGGCATCGTAGTGGTCAGAAGCGCCGACATGCCAAGAACCGCAGGCTCATGCTCGTCGATTGCAGCGAGATAGTTCTCAACCGGATTGTTGATGCCAAGGTCGATGACTTCGAACCCGGCCCCTTCAAGCATCATGCCGACAAGGTTCTTGCCAATGTCGTGAATGTCACCCTTGACCGTGCCGATGACATATTTGCCGAGGCTCGCCTTGTTCTCGCTGGTGGCGAGAATCGGGCGGAGCAGTTCCATGCCGGACTTCATCGCGCCTGCACATTGAAGGACTTCGGGCACGAACAGGATGCCATCGCGGAAATCGACCCCGACGATCCGCATGCCTTCAACCAGCGCATCGCTGAGCACTTCGTTTGCATCCCACCCACGATCGAGCAGGATCTTCGTGCCTTCGTGCACTTCGTCGGCTAGCCCGTCGTAAAGGTCGTCTTTCATCTGTTCGACGAGATCATCGTCATTCAGATCGCGCAGGATAATGTCTTCAGAATCATCACTCATGGGTTGCATCCTCTCCCGTGCGACCGAGACGGCAATGTGTCGCCCGGCAACCCTTCTCCCGAGGGTTGAATCAAAATGCGTCTCAGTGCGAATTCTGTCTATTCCGGATGCGACATCCGATGCTATAAATGCGACATTATCGCCGCCCAATTGCTGGTGCGGACTGGAGGCTCGAATGGGCGACGCTACCGAAGGCGGAGAAGGCGCGATTACGACGCTGACTCGCAAGTTCACTTTCCTGCTCGTGCCCGAATTCTCGATGATGGCGTTCACTGCGGCAATTGAGCCATTGCGCGCGGCAAACCGCGTTGCAGGCCAACCGCTTTATTCGTGGCGCGTGGCCACCCTCGATGGCAGCGAAGTGAAAGCCAGCAACGGCGTGAGCGTCGTTGCCGACGGGCCACTGGCCGAGGTATTCGAAGGCGGTGTGCTGCTGGTTTGTGCGGGCCTTTCAGCCAATGATCACGCCGACCCCGCCCTGCTAAAATCCCTGCGCTTGCAGGCGCGGCGAACCGATGCGCTGGGCGGTGTTTGCACCGGCAGCATCATCCTCGCGCGCGCAGGCTTGCTCGACAATTATCGCTGCACGGTCCACTGGGAAGACCTCGTCAGTTTTACCGAGAACTTCCCCGATCTCGATGTAACCTCGCGGCTTTACGAGATCGATCGCGACCGGGTGACCTGCTCGGGCGGCACCGCTCCGCTCGACATGATGATCCATTTCATCGCTCTGGATCATGGGCGCGAACTTGCCACCGGCGTCGCTGAACTGATGGTCCACCATTTCGCACGCGAAGCGCATGAACCGCAGCGGCTTTCGATCCTCGAGCGGACCGGCGTGCGCCACCCCAAATTGCTTCAGGCCATCGCCTTGATGGAGGAAGCCATCGAGCAGCCTGTTTCGGTCGACCTGATCGCTGACGGGGCCGGATTGTCGCCGCGACAGATGGAACGCCTGTTCCGGATGCATTTCCAGAAGACTCCGTCGCGCTATTATCTGGGATTGCGTCTGGCCCGTGCGCGGCATTTGCTCGGGCACACCGCGCTGCCGGTTGTGCAGGTCGCGCTCGCCACCGGATTCGCTTCGCCCGCACACTTCACCAAGTGTTACCGCGAGGCTTTCGGAAACACGCCAAGTGCTGAGCGTCAGGCACCTGTGAAGGCGCGCTTGGCGTCAAGCAAAGTGAGCGGTTAATCGCTGCTGCGAGGATCGAATTCGAATACGGCTGGCGTGGTTGGCCGCGCGACGACGAAATGCTCCTGCTCGCCGGCTGGAACGTTGCTCCGCCGCGCGGTGCGGTATAGGCCGAAAACGACCAGCCCTGCATGCATCGCAGCGGTGTAGCCGAATAGAGCCGACGGCCCGAATGCGGTGATGATCGACGGCGAGACGAGCGGGCCTGCAACCGAGCCAAGCCCGTAGATAAGCAGCAGCCCTCCACTGATGGCGACAAAGTCCTCTGGCTCGGCGTGATCGTTGGCATGAGCCGCTGCCAGTCCGAATATCGCCATGGCGAAAACCCCGTATCCGGCTGCGCCCGCCAGCATGGCGAATTCTGATCTTACGCCGAGCGCCATCAGCCCAGCTCCGGCCAGCGCGGCGCCTACAGACGCGAGGATCAGGATCATGCGCCTGTCGACTACGTCAGACAACAGACCCAGCGGATATTGCGCCGCCGCCCCGGCAAGGATAGCAGCGCTCATGAAACTCGCGATCATCGCCGAACCATAGCCCATCTGCTGGACGTAAATCGGCCCAATGGACCAGAACGCGCCATTGGTCAGCCCGACCACGAAACATCCCGCGACTGCGAGCGGAGAGACCGCCCATAATCGCCTTAGGTTGAGCTTTGCCTCGCGCGGCGGTGAGGGAAGCTCGATCTGGGTAAGGGCGACAGGAACGATAGCGACCGCAATCAACACTGCGACGAGCGAAAACAGGACGAAGCCGGCTGGATCAGCTAACAAAAGGAGATATTGCCCCACGGTCATCGCGGCAAAATCGATGATGCGATAGATCGATAGGACCTGCCCGCGATTGGCATTGGTCGAGCGCTCGTTGATCCAGCTTTCGATGATCATATAGAGCCCGGCAAAGCTGAATCCGACCACGACACGCAGACCGGTCCACAGCCAGGTCGACGGCTCGATTGCAAAGATGAGGCTCGATGCAGCCGCGAGCGCCGAAAGTGCTGCAAAAACACGAATGTGCCCGACCCTGCGAACCATCTCTGGCGTCATCAGGCAGCCAAGGATGAAGCCGAGATAATAGCCGGCCATAACGATCCCGATGGCTTGGAGCGGGAAGCCTTCAAGATTGGCGCGGATCGAGGTCAGCGTGCCAAGCAGCGCCCCCCCGGCAAGCAAAATCGCAGAAGAAATGAACAGCGAGCCAAGCGCGAGAAATTTCCGAGTCATGGCGCCACCTTCCGCCTGGAGCAGCCCGTAAGCCGCGAACCAACTATGCGGCGAACCGCGTCACGTATCCTCGCCGCAAATAGTCTTCATCCCACGCATCGCGCAAGAAAACCTGCTCCAGTTCCGGCGCAAAACTCTCTAGCCGATCGCTGCGATAGGACGGATCGAAGCTGGTCTGGTCCCACGCCTTGCAGAAATGCGCCGCGCCATCGAAATAGGGGTTAGCCCGATACTTCTCACGCGCATCGGGATCGAGCCCGACCTTGTCACCGTAATATTTGAACTGGAAGATTCCATGATGGCGCACAGCCCATGTGCACTCCTCGCGCACATAGGGCGCGATGATCGCAGCGGCGAGAGTGTCATGGTTTTGCGGTGCCAGTTCATCGCCAAGATCATGCAGCAAGGCTGCGACGATCCAGTCCGCATCAGCGCCTTCACGCCGGGCACGCGTCGCGGTTTGCAATGAGTGTTCGAGGCGCGAGACCTGATAGCCGGACAGCCCCTCGCCCAAAGACCGCAACCTCTCCATCAGCCTATCAGGCAGGCCCGCTTTGTAGGTCGCCTCATGTTGCTCTAGCAGCGCGTAATCCTCGCGCGTGCCTTCATCCATTCGGGTGAAGGAGACTGTCCGATCGCCGGTCACGCCGCTTCCCTGCCAAGGCTGGCGACCCCGTCGCGCATCAATGTGCGCCACAGGCTGCGCGGTCCGTCATGGTCGATATAGCAGCCTTGAAGGTGCCTGCGCCCAGTGTTGCCATCAAACGCGGTTCGCCCGTGCAATGTGCGGCGGTTGTCCATCATCAGGAGCAGGCCCGGCTCGAACGGGAAACTGACGACGAATTCAGGGTCAGCAGCCAGTTTTTGGAGCCGCCGCCGCCCGGAATAAAACAGATCGAGCTTATCAGGCGGCGCGGGCAAGACGTAGTCAAGCCGCGTGCTGAGCCTCAGTCCGATCATCTGGCCGTGCTTGTCGCGCTCGATCAGCGGGCTCGAATCCTCAACGATGCAGCCGTAAGTGTCGTACCGGAATCGCACCGGCAATTCTGCTAGAACTTCCGCTTCATCGGGTGCCAGTTCGGCGAGCCGTTCCGTGATCGCGAGGCCATCGACAATGGTCGAGAGACCGCCCGCCACACCGTTCTCCAGACAATGCAGGAACTGAATACCCGGCACCGGAAAGCGATAAGGGTTGTCGGTATGCGCCGCGAGCGCCAGTCCGGTATAGGCAAGGTCTGACGCGGACGGCTTTGTCACGACATCAAACAACTGCCCCCAGTGGGTATCGCGGACAAACCCGAAGCGCGATGCGAGTTGATGGAGATCACCGGGATTGTTGGGGGTACCGCGCATGATGCAGAACCCGTAACGGAAGAACCCGTCGAGCAATCGCCGCATGCCGTCTGCCTCGTCGAGTTCCTCGTAACGGATCGCTGGCAGTTCGCTCAATGCGGTGGTCCATGGGACCGGAGCGGGCGGTTGCTCACGGTCATCCTCCCACCCGCATTCGATTGCCAGAAGAGCAGGGTCAAAACGTGCAACATAGCCATCGCTGAAACGCACCCTAGGCGCCCCGTCCGCGTCCGTCTCGACCGCTTCCACCCGCAAATCGGCAGGCAGGTCGCTGGTTTCGTAGAGTCGCTGGTGATTCACCGGGTCAAGCGCGTCAGGCTCGCTGACCCTCTCGCGAAGCCAGGTCGGATGCAGTTGCATGCTCCGGCCTCCAGGGCCTGCAAGGATAGCGCCGCCTGAGGCAGGATCGGGCTTGAGAGAGGCACCAACAGTCATACCGGCAACTCCCGCCGTGTTTGTATCCATCACGTTTTGACGAATTCCGACCTGATTGGGAAGCGTTTTTGATCTTTCCTGCGATCAAAATGACTGACCAGAGCCAGAGATCGAATGGTAATTAAAGCATTGTTTTACCTATCTTATATGAACTTCCCGATTTTACATTATCCAAGCTGAAGCGCACAATCATTTTCACTGATCGCCAAAGCACGCCTCCAGTTTTTCTCGACCGAAGCGCGGCTTCGCGGCATGGGGCGCTTTCATGCAGGGAGCGAGGCCATGAGCGTTAGTTTTTTCGAGCTGTTCAAGATCGGGATCGGCCCGTCTAGTTCGCACACCGTCGGACCGATGGTCGCTGCCTTGCGCTTTGTGGAATGGCTCGAAGAACAAGCCGCTCTGTCGCAGGTTGCGCGTGTGACTATCGACCTTTACGGCTCGCTGGCTCTGACAGGCAAAGGGCACGGCTCGGATACCGCCGTGCTGCTCGGCCTTGCGGGTCATACGCCTGACGGGCTGGATCCGGATGAAGTCCCGGCACTGCTCGCATCCATACGCATGGAAAAACGAATCAAACTGCTTGGCAGTCAGCGGATACCGTTCGACGAAGAGTCTGATCTGCGCTTCCTCCATAAAAAGCGCATGCCGTTCCATTCCAACGCCATGGCCTGCGAGGCCTTTGACGAGAATGGCGAGATGCTGGCGAGCCGGCTCTACTATTCGATTGGTGGCGGTTTCGTCGTCGACGAGGTCGAAGCGGGCCAGAACGCTCCTTCTGCGATGGATGCCGGTGTCCCGCATGATTTCGCGTCAGGCGCAGAGCTGCTCGAAATGTGCGAAGCGGAAGGCCTGTCCATCGCCGAGCTGATGCTTCGCAACGAATGCGCGCGGCAACCAGTTGAACAGGTCGAGGCGGGTATCGATGCGATCGCTGCTGCGATGATGGCTTGTATCGACCGCGGCTGCCGGCAGACAGGCACTTTGCCGGGCGGCCTCAACGTGAAACGCAGAGCACCGTCGATTGCAACCGAACTGCGCGAGAGGCAAGAGGCATCGCTCAGCGAGCCGCTTGGCACGCTTGACTGGATCAATCTATGGGCCATCGCGGTCAATGAGGAGAACGCTGCGGGGGGCCGTGTTGTGACCGCCCCGACCAATGGCGCAGCCGGCATTATTCCGGCGGTCCTACGCTATTACGAACGCTGCTATCGCGGCACTCCGGAAGGCAAGCGTATCTTCCTGCTGACCGCCGCCGCGATCGGATCACTCTACAAGCGCAATGCCAGCATTTCTGGCGCCGAAGTCGGCTGTCAGGGAGAAGTCGGGGTCGCCTGCTCTATGGCAGCAGCAGGCCTGACCGCAGCATTGGGCGGCGATATCTGGCAGGTGGAGAACTCAGCCGAAATCGGAATGGAGCACAATCTGGGGCTCACTTGCGATCCCGTTGGCGGACTGGTCCAGATCCCGTGTATCGAGCGCAATGCGATGGGCGCGGTCAAGGCTATCGACGCCAGCCGCCTCGCCTTGATGGGCGACGGCAGCCACATGGTCAGCCTCGACAAGGTGATCGAGACCATGCGCCAGACCGGCATGGATATGCGTCGCAAATACAAGGAAACCAGCAAAGGCGGGCTGGCTGTGAATGTAGTGGAATGTTGAGGCGAGCGGCAGCTAGCCTTCGCTCGCGCACTTCACCAAAGTGCCCCACACGAACTCGGCAAAACTGCGCCAGACTTCGACCACAAAACGGGTCTCGGTTTCGCGAATAAGCAGGATTTCCACCCCGTCAAAAATGGTCCGTTTGCCGTTTCCAACCGGGAAATTCGCAAGGTCCAGAGGATTTGCACCCTGCAATACCTGAACTGCGGAAGCGCCCTCGACCACAATCGCAATCTGGCGCTCGGACACATCGGTAATGCTGACAGGCGCGCCCTCACCCAAGGCCAGCGGCGTATTGCCTGGCAAGCGCAAGAGCCACTCATCCGGCCCGAGCATCAACGCATCGTCGCTGATCGCACCAATTTCAGATGGCAGTTTACGGCCTATGGCCTTTTCAAGCAGTGACGCATCGCGCGCGCGCAGCGAATAGCGCGCCATTGGCGGTGCAAGCGCGATTGTGACGTTCGCAAAAGTGGCCGGTTCGATCGGCACCGGCTCGGTCCGCAGGGGTAAGTCAGCCATCGAGGCGCTCCCCTTTCTGATCATAGAAGACCATGCCGCTCACTGTGGCTCTGATCGTCTTGTCGGGCATCGGAATATGCAAGGTCTCGCCCATCTTGTCATGGCCGCCAGCAACCATCGCAATTGCAATCGAACGTCCCAATGTCTCGCTCCAATAACTGGAGGTGACATGGCCGAGCATGGTCATCGGCACTGGCTGGTTCGGGTCAGCAACAATTTGCGCGCCTTCCTCCAGCACTTCGGCTGGATCTTCGGTCAGCAATCCAACCAGTTGTTTACGGCCCGGCGCGACGATGTCAGGCCGCGAAAGGCTACGCATACCGACGAAATCGGTCTTCTTCTTGCCAATTGCCCAATTGAGCGCGGCATCCATCGGCGTGATCGTGCCGTCAGTGTCCTGCCCGACGATGATATAGCCCTTCTCCGCGCGCAGCACATGCATCGTCTCGGTGCCATAGGCGGTGATCGAGTGCTGTTGGCCGGCCTCCCACAACACTTCCCACAGCGCGCGGCCATAGGCGGCAGGCACATTGATCTCGAACCCGAGTTCACCGGTGAAGCTAACACGGAACAGCCGCGTGGGAATGCCGCAGATCGTGCCCTCGCGCACCGCCATGTGGGGGAAGGCTTCGGCCGACAGATCGATCCCTTTCACAAAGGGTTCGATCAGCGCGCGCGCCTTTGGTCCCTGGAGCGCAATCACCGCCCATTGCTCGGTCGTGCTGGTCAGCCAGACGTCGAGATCGGGCCATTCGGTCTGGAGGTAATCCTCCATCATGTTGAGCACGCGTGGCGCGCCGCCTGTAGTGGTGGTCAAGTGAAAGCGGTCATCGGCTAGCCGCGCAGAGACGCCGTCATCGGTGATGAAGCCGTCTTCTTTCAGCAATAGACCATAGCGGCAGCGACCCGGTTCCAGCATCTTCCACGGATTGGTGTACATGCGGTTGAGGAACTCGGCAGCATCTGGTCCGACGACTTCGATCTTGCCCAAGGTCGAGGCATCGAAAATACCCACATGCTCGCGCACAGCCACGCATTCGCGGTTCACCGCTGCGTGCATGTCCTCGCCGCCCTTGGGGAAATAGCGCGCGCGCCGCCACTGGGCGACCGGTTCAAACACCGCGCCCTGCTCCTCTGCCCAACCATCAATATTGGTCTTACGCGTCGGCTGGAACAGCGCAT
It encodes:
- a CDS encoding corrinoid protein, with protein sequence MSDDSEDIILRDLNDDDLVEQMKDDLYDGLADEVHEGTKILLDRGWDANEVLSDALVEGMRIVGVDFRDGILFVPEVLQCAGAMKSGMELLRPILATSENKASLGKYVIGTVKGDIHDIGKNLVGMMLEGAGFEVIDLGINNPVENYLAAIDEHEPAVLGMSALLTTTMPYMGVVIEELDKRGIMKELPVMVGGAPLNQEFADAIGATQYGRDAAMSAELARALVGQNH
- a CDS encoding GlxA family transcriptional regulator; amino-acid sequence: MGDATEGGEGAITTLTRKFTFLLVPEFSMMAFTAAIEPLRAANRVAGQPLYSWRVATLDGSEVKASNGVSVVADGPLAEVFEGGVLLVCAGLSANDHADPALLKSLRLQARRTDALGGVCTGSIILARAGLLDNYRCTVHWEDLVSFTENFPDLDVTSRLYEIDRDRVTCSGGTAPLDMMIHFIALDHGRELATGVAELMVHHFAREAHEPQRLSILERTGVRHPKLLQAIALMEEAIEQPVSVDLIADGAGLSPRQMERLFRMHFQKTPSRYYLGLRLARARHLLGHTALPVVQVALATGFASPAHFTKCYREAFGNTPSAERQAPVKARLASSKVSG
- a CDS encoding MFS transporter, producing the protein MTRKFLALGSLFISSAILLAGGALLGTLTSIRANLEGFPLQAIGIVMAGYYLGFILGCLMTPEMVRRVGHIRVFAALSALAAASSLIFAIEPSTWLWTGLRVVVGFSFAGLYMIIESWINERSTNANRGQVLSIYRIIDFAAMTVGQYLLLLADPAGFVLFSLVAVLIAVAIVPVALTQIELPSPPREAKLNLRRLWAVSPLAVAGCFVVGLTNGAFWSIGPIYVQQMGYGSAMIASFMSAAILAGAAAQYPLGLLSDVVDRRMILILASVGAALAGAGLMALGVRSEFAMLAGAAGYGVFAMAIFGLAAAHANDHAEPEDFVAISGGLLLIYGLGSVAGPLVSPSIITAFGPSALFGYTAAMHAGLVVFGLYRTARRSNVPAGEQEHFVVARPTTPAVFEFDPRSSD
- a CDS encoding HD domain-containing protein gives rise to the protein MTGDRTVSFTRMDEGTREDYALLEQHEATYKAGLPDRLMERLRSLGEGLSGYQVSRLEHSLQTATRARREGADADWIVAALLHDLGDELAPQNHDTLAAAIIAPYVREECTWAVRHHGIFQFKYYGDKVGLDPDAREKYRANPYFDGAAHFCKAWDQTSFDPSYRSDRLESFAPELEQVFLRDAWDEDYLRRGYVTRFAA
- a CDS encoding TauD/TfdA family dioxygenase produces the protein MQLHPTWLRERVSEPDALDPVNHQRLYETSDLPADLRVEAVETDADGAPRVRFSDGYVARFDPALLAIECGWEDDREQPPAPVPWTTALSELPAIRYEELDEADGMRRLLDGFFRYGFCIMRGTPNNPGDLHQLASRFGFVRDTHWGQLFDVVTKPSASDLAYTGLALAAHTDNPYRFPVPGIQFLHCLENGVAGGLSTIVDGLAITERLAELAPDEAEVLAELPVRFRYDTYGCIVEDSSPLIERDKHGQMIGLRLSTRLDYVLPAPPDKLDLFYSGRRRLQKLAADPEFVVSFPFEPGLLLMMDNRRTLHGRTAFDGNTGRRHLQGCYIDHDGPRSLWRTLMRDGVASLGREAA
- a CDS encoding L-serine ammonia-lyase; translation: MSVSFFELFKIGIGPSSSHTVGPMVAALRFVEWLEEQAALSQVARVTIDLYGSLALTGKGHGSDTAVLLGLAGHTPDGLDPDEVPALLASIRMEKRIKLLGSQRIPFDEESDLRFLHKKRMPFHSNAMACEAFDENGEMLASRLYYSIGGGFVVDEVEAGQNAPSAMDAGVPHDFASGAELLEMCEAEGLSIAELMLRNECARQPVEQVEAGIDAIAAAMMACIDRGCRQTGTLPGGLNVKRRAPSIATELRERQEASLSEPLGTLDWINLWAIAVNEENAAGGRVVTAPTNGAAGIIPAVLRYYERCYRGTPEGKRIFLLTAAAIGSLYKRNASISGAEVGCQGEVGVACSMAAAGLTAALGGDIWQVENSAEIGMEHNLGLTCDPVGGLVQIPCIERNAMGAVKAIDASRLALMGDGSHMVSLDKVIETMRQTGMDMRRKYKETSKGGLAVNVVEC
- a CDS encoding sarcosine oxidase subunit gamma family protein produces the protein MADLPLRTEPVPIEPATFANVTIALAPPMARYSLRARDASLLEKAIGRKLPSEIGAISDDALMLGPDEWLLRLPGNTPLALGEGAPVSITDVSERQIAIVVEGASAVQVLQGANPLDLANFPVGNGKRTIFDGVEILLIRETETRFVVEVWRSFAEFVWGTLVKCASEG